gcagggaggaagtcattgtggagcccaagccagcgtcaccaccagagcctttggcaggcgaggaccaactttagtcaggataagtgtaccagatgttccccttcaaaatggccaattgttggcgcccttcccgctcaatatttgggaagaggaccagggcctttgcctataaataggactagccacccccagggtagaggggaaatcaagaagggagaatctagaagccaagagagaaactagctaggatcggatcgagtagcatcacacacacaaagagagagaagggcgactgaactcctcctagcagttcatccccccagccaagaacagaccctcgcgaggctgttcttccttgtattgctcatcatcatcagcccaagaggcaatccaccacaccacacactggagtagggtattacaccacaacggtggcctgaaccagtataaaccctgtgtctcttgtgctgttctttccatagcttagatatcagcgaggcggaggggtgcaggtaggtagaaagTGAAAtatccgcgtgcaccccagtgttcgaacctcaagggtctgccagaacccgaaatccgacagaccgCGAGCTACCGCCCCGCGGCACGTCCGCTTCTACGGCCCGCCCATAATGCATGCATCGACGATAATGTGGGTGTCTGCCATGGCCAGAATACCACCAATGGCATTGACGCTAGGCCCCACGCCCTCAACCACACATGGAGGTAGCTTTTGTTGCTACCTCAATCGACATGATCCTCTTTATTAGGCCCTTGGATCGGCAGTAAATAGCAGCTGGAAATTACGTTGAGTCCGTGAAGGACACAAACATCAGGATCGGCCGAGTAGTTGCCTTCCCAGCTTTGGAGCAAGGAGGAACACGATCTCTGGCACAACACCGAACAATTGAGCAGATCGGGTGCAGGAGCGTCGACAATGGTGATCTCGACAAGCTCTATCATCATCAGGTTTGTCAAGGACAGATTCAATACTAACTCAAGTACGCTGTACTTGGTCCCGAGACCGGCCAATGGAACTTGCCGTGGCACAGCATGACCGTGAGACGAGACACATAACTGATTCGCCCAAACATTGCCTCACAAGGCTGCCACCAAGGAGCCGCCCAGATTGTACTCGTTCTTGGCCTCGGCGAGCGCAACAAAGACTATGCATCAGAAGATTCAGTAATCACACAAGATGAAGCAATAGCAAAAGTCACGGTTTGCATCAGAAGTTCAGAACCCCCTCGTGAATTCATCATGGCTGAAGTAGAGCAAAAAAGGCCTTGGACCCTCAACTAAACCGTGCACCTCTGAAAATTGCTTCCGCATCTCAAACAGCGCTACACCGAATTTATTTACACCATCACGCCCCTGTTCTCAACGTTTGCACTGCGCCACTGCCTGCACAGGCACCCTGTTGGCTCGTTACGGAACCGCAATCTACCGGGGAGCAAGTCGACTACCACATCCACATGGCCGGCCATGTAAGCTATACAAGTCAGAACACCGACGAGAagtccgacgacgacgaggacgacgagcccGACTCTGGAGGCGGCGGTGCCGGCGACTGGTGGAGCTTCTTGAAGTAGTCCCTCACGTCGAAGCCCTCGCCGTCGGCTGCGTTGTCCTCCGCTGGCGGCGGGATGTAGGGCGGGTGGGTCACATCCGCGAGCATGTCCCATGCCATCCCGGCGTAGAACGGCTGCACCCGGATCTTGTCAGTGCCGCCGGCGTACCCGAGCCGCCTCGCGGGATCCCGCTGCAGCAGCTGCGAGATGAGGTCGGTCAGCTCCGGCATCCGGCGCTGGGTGTCGCCCGGGAACTCGACCTCCCTGTGCAGCACATTCCAGAACGTCTCCTTGCAGTTCTTGCCCTTGAACGGCGTGCGGCCGAACACCATCTTGTAGACGAGCACGCCCACAGGTCTTCCTACCGCGCGCGGCGGTCGCCGTCGGGCTTGGTCGGACTTCGATGTGAACAACCACCATGAACGCACGTCTTGCGGCATCGCCTCCCATCGTGAGTTTATGTAGGCGTCAGGAAGGCTAATAGATGTCGGGTCGGTCTCGTATTTTTCTGAGTTTCTTGCTGGTTTTTTTTCTCGAGGAAAGGACGGGAAACGTATCCTGCATGGAAGATATATAGGTTGCACTATCGATGGATATCAAATTGGTTGTATAGGACATCCCCAAATTATCAGTACCACCTTGTTTATAAAGAAATTTTATCTATACAAATCGCAAAAGCGTatttatgacatgagaagaaagcgtattgtgacggagaacccggagactcaatccgt
The sequence above is drawn from the Triticum aestivum cultivar Chinese Spring chromosome 7A, IWGSC CS RefSeq v2.1, whole genome shotgun sequence genome and encodes:
- the LOC123154626 gene encoding serine/threonine-protein kinase UCNL-like, with translation MVFGRTPFKGKNCKETFWNVLHREVEFPGDTQRRMPELTDLISQLLQRDPARRLGYAGGTDKIRVQPFYAGMAWDMLADVTHPPYIPPPAEDNAADGEGFDVRDYFKKLHQSPAPPPPESGSSSSSSSDFSSVF